The following are encoded in a window of Sciurus carolinensis unplaced genomic scaffold, mSciCar1.2, whole genome shotgun sequence genomic DNA:
- the LOC124974020 gene encoding olfactory receptor 2T11-like yields MVAVAANLVMIFLIWVDSRLHTPMYFLLSQLSIMDTLFICTTVPKLLVDMVSTEKTISFVACGIQIFLYSTMAGSEFFLLGLMAYDRYVAVCNPLRYPVLMNRKLCLLLAAGAWFGGSLDGFLLTPITMNVPYCGSRQINQFFCEIPAVLKLACADTSLHETLMYICCVLMLLIPISLISASYALILFTVHRMRSAEGRKKAFTTCSSHLTVVSIFYGAAFYTYVLPPSFHTPDAGQGSVAFYTIVHTHA; encoded by the coding sequence ATGGTGGCCGTCGCAGCGAATTTGGTCATGATATTCTTGATTTGGGTGGACTCCcgcctccacacccccatgtactttctGCTCAGCCAGCTGTCCATAATGGACACCCTTTTCATCTGTACCACTGTCCCGAAGCTCCTGGTGGACATGGTTTCTACAGAGAAGACCATTTCCTTTGTGGCCTGTGGCATCCAGATCTTCCTGTACTCGACTATGGCTGGCTCAGAGTTCTTCCTGCTGGGCctcatggcctatgaccgctacgtGGCTGTCTGTAACCCCCTTAGGTACCCAGTTCTCATGAACCGCAAGCTGTGTCTTTTGCTGGCTGCTGGTGCCTGGTTCGGGGGCTCACTTGATGGCTTTCTGCTCACGCCCATCACCATGAATGTCCCCTACTGTGGCTCCCGCCAGATCAATCAGTTTTTCTGTGAAATTCCTGCAGTTCTCAAACTGGCCTGTGCTGACACGTCCTTGCATGAGACCCTGATGTACATCTGCTGCGTCCTCATGCTGCTCATTCCCATCTCTCTCATCTCCGCCTCCTATGCCCTCATCTTGTTCACCGTCCATCGCATGCGCTCTGCTGAGGGCCGCAAAAAGGCCTTCACCACCTGCTCGTCCCACCTGACTGTGGTCAGCATTTTCTATGGGGCTGCCTTCTACACCTATGTGCTGCCCCCGTCGTTCCACACACCTGATGCAGGACAAGGTAGTGTCGCCTTCTACACCATTGTCCACACCCATGCTTAA